From one Phycisphaerae bacterium genomic stretch:
- a CDS encoding radical SAM protein has protein sequence MPRFEPQLGTLLSLLERREHTLALTGLARFDVAKVKAALARSLPQLVYADISAVCVGAARRTFEHIQQHEFLPIVAGGQYPTIDPAAALSLPGVQAVAIGEPDASLVTYFERMKDPAAGQVVSGVWLRDERGLARPAMPPLVEDLNSLPFPHRELFGYADVVAQTGQIEIAIGRGCPARCGYCLNPGLAELYEGGGAWVRRRSAGNILAEIALLRERYAGVKRVRFLDHTFAQDATWLADFLCVYQPRCGLPFRCHLRANAAYEEVARSLAEAGCELVDVEVISGSDFIRNEIFEMNLSGEEIRAAFTRVKAAGIRARAIVYLGAPYESEASLADTRALLLEIKPDVVDIRPYHPWPGTPAARLCQEQGWLHPRGEDQYHQDRTGIDMPACRPDLVAAFIRRLRAELPTEVAEPWWRRWSSASRAAIEQVFQRRRL, from the coding sequence GTGCCGCGGTTCGAGCCGCAGCTTGGCACACTGCTGAGCCTGCTCGAACGGCGCGAGCACACGCTCGCGCTCACGGGGCTAGCCCGCTTCGACGTCGCGAAGGTCAAGGCCGCGCTCGCCCGCAGCCTGCCGCAGCTCGTCTACGCCGACATCTCCGCCGTGTGCGTCGGCGCCGCCCGGCGGACTTTCGAGCACATTCAGCAACACGAATTTCTGCCCATCGTCGCCGGCGGACAGTACCCGACGATCGACCCGGCCGCCGCGTTGAGCCTACCCGGTGTGCAGGCGGTCGCCATCGGTGAGCCGGACGCGTCACTGGTCACGTACTTCGAGCGGATGAAAGACCCCGCCGCCGGCCAGGTCGTCTCCGGCGTCTGGCTGCGCGACGAGCGCGGGCTGGCGCGGCCGGCGATGCCACCCCTGGTGGAGGACCTGAACTCGCTGCCGTTCCCGCATCGGGAGCTGTTCGGCTATGCGGACGTGGTGGCGCAGACGGGACAGATCGAGATCGCGATCGGGCGGGGATGCCCCGCACGGTGCGGATACTGCCTCAACCCCGGACTGGCGGAGCTTTACGAGGGCGGCGGGGCGTGGGTCCGGCGGCGGTCGGCGGGGAATATCCTGGCGGAAATCGCGCTGTTGCGCGAGCGGTATGCCGGCGTGAAGCGCGTGCGATTCCTGGATCACACCTTCGCACAGGACGCCACGTGGCTGGCGGATTTTCTGTGCGTCTATCAGCCCAGATGCGGACTACCTTTCCGGTGCCACCTGCGCGCGAACGCGGCGTATGAAGAGGTGGCCAGATCGCTCGCAGAGGCGGGTTGCGAGCTGGTGGACGTAGAGGTCATCAGCGGGAGCGACTTCATTCGGAACGAGATTTTCGAGATGAACCTGAGCGGGGAGGAGATCCGGGCCGCGTTCACGCGGGTGAAGGCGGCGGGAATCCGCGCGCGCGCCATCGTGTACCTGGGCGCGCCGTATGAAAGCGAGGCCTCGCTGGCGGATACGCGGGCGCTATTGCTCGAGATCAAGCCGGACGTGGTCGATATCCGCCCGTACCATCCCTGGCCCGGCACGCCGGCGGCGCGGCTCTGCCAGGAACAGGGCTGGCTGCATCCCCGCGGCGAGGACCAATACCACCAGGACCGGACCGGCATCGACATGCCGGCGTGCCGCCCGGACCTCGTGGCCGCATTTATCCGACGTTTGCGGGCGGAATTGCCAACCGAGGTGGCCGAACCGTGGTGGCGGCGGTGGTCGAGCGCCTCTCGGGCGGCCATCGAGCAGGTGTTCCAGCGACGCCGCCTATAA